One genomic region from Sulfurimonas sp. encodes:
- the hemA gene encoding glutamyl-tRNA reductase, whose protein sequence is MHYLNISFSHKNSPQEIREKLSYPDKEHLNGCLTKLNESPAINESILISTCNRMEIFCSCNDIVAATQHIFEKLTARVGISIEELEGRADIYDDSSAIHHLFMVASSLDSMVVGETQIAGQLKDAFRFSYDNGFCGQKLARAMHNAFKCAAKVRNATEISSKPVSIASVAVAKLKSVLDSVEGKKTLIIGVGEMSQITAKHMISNGADVYIMNRTKEKAFVLAEECGAKVLDFDQLHTVVNEYEIIFTATSSPVPIITDEIIKPCDFDRYWFDLALPRDINYHKGERINLYQVDDLKTIVDENKGLREEEARKAHTIIGRSTVAFFEWLDTLNIEPMIKEIYAKAFEAAKLESERVLNNGYIPKEYEEEVHKMAQQVVKRFLHDMTSKMRSVSEESKSDMITGALQFLINKDKEVEMPDKYKCGHALNVIQGSSK, encoded by the coding sequence ATGCATTATTTAAATATAAGTTTTTCACACAAAAATTCTCCTCAAGAGATACGAGAAAAGTTATCTTACCCAGATAAAGAACATCTAAACGGATGTTTAACCAAACTAAATGAAAGTCCAGCAATAAATGAAAGCATCTTAATTTCAACCTGTAACAGAATGGAAATATTTTGTAGCTGTAATGATATAGTTGCTGCTACACAACATATCTTTGAGAAGTTAACCGCAAGAGTTGGTATAAGTATAGAAGAGTTAGAAGGTCGTGCTGATATTTATGATGATAGTAGTGCTATTCATCATCTATTTATGGTTGCATCTTCACTTGATTCTATGGTTGTTGGCGAAACACAAATCGCAGGACAACTCAAAGATGCTTTTAGATTTTCTTATGATAATGGTTTTTGTGGTCAAAAATTAGCTCGTGCTATGCATAATGCTTTTAAATGTGCTGCAAAAGTTAGAAATGCAACAGAGATTTCTTCAAAGCCTGTTTCCATCGCGAGTGTAGCAGTAGCAAAATTAAAATCTGTTTTAGATAGCGTAGAGGGTAAAAAAACTCTTATCATTGGTGTTGGTGAGATGTCACAAATCACAGCTAAACACATGATTTCTAATGGTGCTGATGTTTATATTATGAATAGAACAAAAGAAAAAGCATTTGTTTTAGCAGAAGAATGTGGAGCAAAAGTTTTAGACTTTGATCAACTTCATACTGTTGTAAATGAGTATGAAATAATTTTTACAGCTACTTCTTCACCAGTTCCTATTATTACAGATGAAATTATAAAACCGTGTGATTTTGATAGGTATTGGTTTGACTTAGCACTTCCTAGAGATATTAACTATCATAAAGGTGAACGAATTAATCTTTACCAGGTAGATGATTTAAAAACTATTGTTGATGAAAACAAAGGTTTAAGAGAAGAAGAAGCTAGAAAAGCACATACGATTATTGGAAGAAGTACAGTTGCATTTTTTGAGTGGCTTGATACTCTAAACATAGAACCAATGATAAAAGAAATATATGCAAAAGCATTTGAAGCCGCAAAGTTAGAGAGTGAGCGAGTTTTAAACAATGGATATATTCCAAAAGAGTATGAAGAAGAAGTTCATAAAATGGCACAGCAAGTTGTTAAACGCTTTTTACATGATATGACTTCAAAGATGAGAAGTGTATCTGAGGAGTCAAAGTCAGATATGATAACAGGAGCTTTACAATTTTTGATAAATAAAGATAAAGAAGTAGAGATGCCAGATAAATACAAATGTGGACATGCATTAAATGTAATTCAAGGATCAAGTAAATGA
- a CDS encoding polyprenyl synthetase family protein: MQRVEHEIQRLIKEIDYDEVTRLFDMLSGGKRLRAKLILKIAPEQKNAPLLAAIVELIHGASLLHDDVIDEALTRRGVASVNATDGSKTAVMLGDVLYSKAFSELVQFDKEIAKSIASSVTSLSCGEMQDVKMAEEFNEDEDKYLKMLYLKTATLIEAAAYASALLAGKNAHSYGIYGKNLGLSFQIIDDILDITSDSTTLGKPAMNDFVEGKCTLPYIHLYKELNKEDKQRLKNSHAKSISEEEVLWIKAKMKEHKSIEKSYELAQTLSNEAMLAVKDDVELIEILKTMIKRSY, from the coding sequence ATGCAAAGAGTAGAGCATGAAATACAAAGATTGATAAAAGAGATTGATTATGACGAGGTTACTCGTCTTTTTGATATGCTTAGTGGTGGTAAAAGATTACGAGCAAAACTTATTTTAAAAATTGCACCAGAGCAAAAAAATGCTCCTCTCTTAGCTGCAATAGTTGAGCTTATTCATGGTGCAAGTTTGCTTCATGATGATGTGATAGATGAAGCACTTACAAGAAGAGGTGTAGCATCTGTAAATGCAACAGATGGAAGTAAAACTGCTGTAATGCTAGGAGATGTTCTTTACTCAAAAGCTTTTAGTGAGTTAGTACAGTTTGATAAAGAGATAGCTAAGAGTATCGCTTCTTCTGTTACTTCTCTTTCTTGTGGAGAGATGCAAGATGTAAAAATGGCAGAAGAGTTTAATGAAGATGAAGATAAATATCTTAAAATGCTTTATCTTAAAACTGCTACGCTTATAGAAGCAGCAGCTTACGCATCTGCACTTTTAGCAGGGAAAAATGCACACTCTTATGGCATCTATGGTAAAAATCTTGGTCTATCTTTTCAGATAATTGATGATATTTTAGATATTACTTCAGACTCCACAACACTTGGAAAACCTGCTATGAATGACTTTGTAGAGGGAAAGTGTACTCTTCCTTACATCCATTTATATAAAGAATTAAATAAAGAAGATAAGCAAAGGTTGAAAAATTCACATGCTAAAAGCATAAGTGAAGAAGAGGTTCTTTGGATAAAAGCAAAAATGAAAGAGCATAAAAGTATTGAAAAATCATATGAACTTGCTCAAACACTATCAAATGAAGCGATGCTTGCTGTAAAAGATGATGTAGAGTTGATAGAAATCCTTAAAACAATGATAAAAAGAAGTTATTAA
- a CDS encoding DUF2018 family protein — protein MYGLFEDENDIFMGSPESKLMDIMFNANNDVVRFDLTNFIRRRAAMELVLEKQLGEDYDDKISRFMGSDRDEVETKMKSLCIELMGEIVSKSE, from the coding sequence ATGTACGGATTATTTGAAGATGAAAATGATATATTTATGGGTTCTCCTGAGAGTAAGTTGATGGACATAATGTTCAATGCGAACAATGATGTTGTTAGGTTTGATTTAACAAATTTTATAAGAAGAAGAGCTGCTATGGAACTTGTTCTAGAAAAGCAACTTGGTGAAGATTACGATGATAAAATCTCAAGATTTATGGGAAGTGATCGTGATGAAGTTGAAACTAAAATGAAAAGTTTATGTATAGAATTGATGGGTGAAATAGTTTCAAAAAGTGAGTAG
- a CDS encoding DUF6232 family protein: MECPYCKEDIKEGAIKCKHCGSMLNETELKEIKIDKEKVFCTADGIKVTSNRFIVENSTYSISNISSVKIGSESSIGIIVSIIIFIGGLFSLSFITELGIGLIILAIIIFISSSKKYTVIVSTNSGEVKALTDKNKEAIVGIVEAINKAIEYKN, translated from the coding sequence ATGGAATGTCCATATTGTAAAGAAGATATCAAAGAAGGTGCAATAAAATGTAAACATTGTGGAAGTATGCTTAATGAAACAGAATTGAAAGAAATAAAGATAGATAAAGAAAAAGTTTTTTGTACTGCTGATGGAATAAAAGTTACAAGTAATAGATTTATTGTCGAAAATAGTACTTATTCTATATCTAATATAAGCTCTGTTAAAATAGGTTCTGAAAGTTCTATTGGTATTATAGTTTCAATAATAATTTTCATTGGAGGACTCTTTTCTTTATCTTTTATTACGGAACTTGGAATAGGACTAATCATTCTAGCAATTATTATATTTATAAGTTCATCTAAAAAATATACAGTTATAGTTTCAACAAATAGTGGAGAAGTAAAAGCTCTTACAGACAAGAATAAGGAAGCTATTGTTGGTATAGTTGAAGCTATCAATAAAGCAATAGAATATAAAAATTAA
- a CDS encoding type II toxin-antitoxin system RelE/ParE family toxin: MFKVIIPKATFKELQKIDAENQKLVFYKIKDLELGIFASDKALKGKHKGKFRKRAGNYRIIYLKENDILVITLIRIAHRKEVY, from the coding sequence ATGTTTAAAGTAATCATTCCAAAAGCTACTTTTAAAGAATTACAAAAGATAGATGCAGAGAATCAAAAACTTGTATTTTACAAAATTAAAGACTTAGAATTAGGTATTTTCGCATCAGATAAAGCCTTAAAAGGGAAACACAAAGGTAAATTTAGAAAAAGGGCTGGAAACTACAGAATAATTTATTTAAAAGAAAATGATATTTTAGTAATAACACTTATCAGAATAGCTCACAGAAAAGAAGTATATTAA
- a CDS encoding CopG family transcriptional regulator — MKKAINIRMDETLLTDLDAYAHELERSRTFIIEKAVSMYFDTLDEMISDKRIDELKAGKTEVYSLKEVAKRLGLN; from the coding sequence ATGAAAAAAGCAATTAATATTCGTATGGACGAAACACTACTTACGGACTTAGACGCTTATGCTCATGAGTTAGAGCGTTCAAGAACTTTCATCATTGAAAAAGCAGTTAGCATGTACTTTGATACTTTAGATGAAATGATTTCAGACAAAAGAATAGACGAACTAAAAGCAGGAAAAACTGAAGTTTATTCTCTCAAAGAGGTAGCTAAGCGTTTAGGTCTTAATTAA
- the argB gene encoding acetylglutamate kinase, with protein MQKKIETVKTLLEALPFIKEFRNEIVVIKYGGSAQTSAKLKEKFAEDILLMYLVGIKPVIVHGGGSKITEMLDALNIETKFIDGQRVTTKEVMRIAEMILSGEINKEIVSLLNSHGAKAIGISGKDAHFITAKAKDFAKWGLTGNINAVKPIVLSKLIADKFVPVIAPIAAGEEMGHPGFNINADLCASHVAKAIGANKIIFLTDTAGVLNKDKELIATLTKAEVEALKADGTINGGMVPKVDACLEAINGGVKKAHIIDGRLEHSMILELFTSEGVGTEIVQ; from the coding sequence GTGCAAAAAAAGATAGAAACAGTAAAAACCCTACTTGAGGCATTGCCTTTTATAAAAGAGTTTAGAAATGAGATAGTTGTTATTAAGTATGGTGGTTCAGCACAAACATCTGCAAAATTAAAAGAAAAATTTGCTGAAGATATTTTACTTATGTATCTTGTTGGGATTAAGCCTGTTATAGTTCATGGTGGTGGAAGTAAAATTACTGAGATGCTAGATGCACTAAATATTGAAACAAAGTTTATAGATGGACAAAGAGTTACAACTAAAGAAGTTATGAGAATAGCAGAGATGATTTTAAGTGGTGAGATAAATAAAGAGATAGTTTCACTTCTAAACTCTCATGGAGCAAAAGCCATAGGTATAAGTGGTAAAGATGCTCACTTTATAACTGCTAAAGCAAAAGATTTTGCTAAGTGGGGACTAACTGGAAATATCAACGCTGTTAAACCAATAGTTCTCTCAAAACTCATCGCTGATAAGTTTGTACCTGTAATCGCTCCAATAGCAGCAGGAGAAGAGATGGGACACCCTGGCTTTAACATAAATGCAGACCTTTGTGCATCTCATGTAGCAAAAGCAATAGGAGCAAATAAAATCATCTTTTTAACAGATACAGCAGGTGTTTTAAACAAAGACAAAGAACTCATAGCTACTCTAACAAAAGCTGAGGTAGAAGCACTTAAAGCAGATGGAACTATAAATGGTGGAATGGTACCAAAGGTAGATGCTTGTTTAGAAGCCATAAATGGAGGAGTAAAAAAAGCTCACATAATTGATGGAAGATTAGAGCATTCGATGATACTGGAACTTTTTACATCTGAGGGTGTTGGAACTGAGATAGTTCAGTAA
- a CDS encoding tetraacyldisaccharide 4'-kinase encodes MKKSLVFWVEQYFYNPTLLQKLLSTLLLPLSWIYCFGMFIRFKTSKQIDFGIDIVSIGNLSVGGSGKTPLVTALALKYENVCVILRGYGRDSEGLQVVKDRDKILCEVSVSGDEAMIYAHKLPSAIVIVSEDRKKAILKAKEMGAKIVFLDDAYSKHDIKKLDFIIDVKTDNKSCLPSGAFREKLWNEKEAFVLKENKDFTRLVELKNKSAKMSLVTAIARPSRLDEFLPEVVSKNYFEDHYSYKKEELEEILKKDKSDSLLVTYKDYVKIQAFELPISLLDLEVKVEQEIFDIIDQYRKK; translated from the coding sequence TTGAAAAAAAGTTTAGTTTTTTGGGTTGAGCAGTATTTTTATAATCCTACTTTACTCCAAAAGCTACTCTCTACTTTACTACTTCCCCTAAGTTGGATTTACTGTTTTGGTATGTTTATCCGATTTAAAACTTCAAAACAAATAGATTTTGGTATAGATATTGTTAGTATTGGAAACTTAAGTGTTGGAGGAAGTGGAAAAACTCCACTCGTAACTGCTCTTGCTTTAAAATATGAAAATGTTTGTGTTATTCTTCGTGGATATGGAAGAGATAGTGAAGGTCTGCAAGTTGTCAAAGATAGAGATAAAATCTTGTGTGAGGTAAGTGTTAGTGGCGATGAAGCTATGATATACGCACATAAACTTCCAAGTGCAATAGTTATAGTTAGTGAAGATAGAAAAAAAGCGATACTTAAAGCTAAAGAGATGGGAGCAAAGATAGTTTTTTTAGATGATGCCTACTCAAAGCATGATATAAAAAAACTAGACTTTATTATTGATGTAAAGACAGATAACAAAAGTTGCCTTCCTTCAGGTGCTTTTAGAGAGAAACTTTGGAATGAAAAAGAGGCTTTTGTACTAAAAGAAAATAAAGATTTTACAAGGCTAGTAGAACTTAAAAATAAAAGTGCTAAAATGTCACTAGTAACAGCCATAGCAAGACCATCACGATTGGATGAGTTTTTGCCTGAAGTTGTAAGTAAGAATTATTTTGAGGACCATTACAGTTACAAAAAAGAAGAGTTAGAAGAGATTTTGAAAAAAGATAAGTCAGACAGCCTTTTAGTAACTTACAAAGATTATGTAAAGATTCAAGCTTTTGAATTACCAATATCTTTACTTGATTTGGAAGTAAAAGTCGAACAAGAAATATTTGATATAATAGACCAATATAGGAAGAAATAG
- a CDS encoding DegT/DnrJ/EryC1/StrS aminotransferase family protein, protein MRIPFNRYESGREEHGNVADVLEAEDLNQVVQLEDEFASYVGVEYALATSHGTSALHLAMLALDLKRGDKVVCSVNAHPSLPEVVRHFDAEPIFIDIEPQSYNINLDSLETYLEDNQSKKLKAVIVTHVGGLSVDLERLYSIAKIYNVKIVEDASEALGATCNGKKIGSTGADITCFNFSSHLKKNICNGGMLVTNDDEIMERAKLLRNHAIERDEDSLEYIYDVVDIGNNYSMSELEAAYIRAQIKKQDKNIQRQQEIASMYAKALEGTPHITLPDMSNDEHPFSLYIIKVDKNRDSFALELKKVGIECGLHYIPLHLLTYYKAKYSLKINNFPKALQSYQQVLSIPIYGSMSDKEVKYVCDKIKQIAKTRV, encoded by the coding sequence ATGAGAATACCATTTAATAGATATGAAAGCGGACGAGAAGAACATGGTAATGTAGCAGATGTTTTAGAAGCAGAAGATTTAAACCAAGTAGTTCAACTTGAAGATGAGTTTGCTTCTTATGTTGGAGTTGAATATGCTCTTGCTACATCTCATGGAACATCAGCCTTGCATCTTGCTATGTTAGCACTTGATTTAAAACGAGGGGATAAAGTTGTTTGTAGTGTAAATGCACATCCAAGTTTACCTGAGGTTGTTCGTCATTTTGATGCAGAACCTATTTTTATAGACATAGAGCCACAAAGTTATAATATTAATCTAGACTCTTTAGAAACTTACCTAGAAGATAACCAATCTAAAAAACTAAAAGCTGTGATTGTTACTCATGTTGGTGGGTTGAGTGTTGATTTGGAGAGACTTTACTCAATAGCTAAAATTTATAATGTAAAGATAGTTGAAGATGCTAGTGAAGCCTTAGGTGCAACTTGTAATGGTAAAAAGATTGGTTCTACTGGTGCAGATATTACCTGTTTTAATTTTTCTTCACATTTAAAGAAAAACATATGTAATGGCGGTATGCTTGTAACTAATGATGATGAGATAATGGAGCGAGCAAAACTTTTAAGAAACCATGCCATAGAGCGTGACGAGGATTCATTGGAGTATATTTATGATGTTGTAGATATTGGTAATAACTACTCAATGAGTGAGTTAGAAGCAGCATATATAAGAGCGCAAATAAAAAAACAAGATAAAAATATACAAAGACAACAAGAGATAGCAAGTATGTATGCTAAAGCACTTGAAGGAACTCCTCATATCACTTTACCAGATATGTCAAATGACGAACATCCTTTTTCTTTGTACATTATAAAAGTTGATAAAAATCGTGACTCTTTTGCACTAGAGCTTAAAAAAGTTGGTATTGAGTGTGGACTTCACTATATTCCACTTCATCTTTTAACTTACTATAAAGCAAAGTATTCATTAAAAATTAACAATTTTCCAAAAGCCCTACAAAGTTATCAGCAAGTTTTATCTATTCCCATATATGGAAGTATGAGCGATAAAGAGGTAAAATATGTTTGTGATAAAATAAAACAAATAGCTAAAACTAGAGTTTAA
- a CDS encoding NAD+ synthase, whose translation MSKYSQISDYLERFLDNEVRKTSINKVVIGLSGGLDSAVVAVLAHKAFKDDLLCVKMPSHYSSKNSLDDADALCKDFGMRSEEASIEPMLKAYEELNPNMDNLRKGNFSSRMRMSTIFDISARENALVLGTSNKSELMLGYGTLFGDLSSAINPIGDLYKSEVYELAKYLGVTQSIIEKAPSADLWDGQSDEEDLGYTYAQLDEAMKLYVEDRLTKEEIVKKGIDAKMLDMIIRRIFGNHFKRKMPIIAKLTSRTINHDFNYPRDITL comes from the coding sequence ATGAGTAAATATTCGCAAATTTCAGATTATTTAGAACGGTTTTTAGACAATGAAGTTCGTAAAACTTCAATAAATAAAGTTGTGATTGGTCTTAGTGGTGGGTTGGATTCTGCTGTTGTGGCAGTTTTAGCACATAAAGCTTTTAAAGATGATTTACTTTGCGTGAAAATGCCTTCTCATTACTCCTCTAAAAACTCTTTAGATGATGCAGATGCTCTTTGTAAAGATTTTGGTATGAGAAGTGAAGAAGCATCTATTGAACCTATGTTAAAAGCATATGAAGAGTTAAATCCAAATATGGACAATTTAAGAAAAGGTAACTTTTCATCTCGTATGAGAATGTCAACAATTTTTGATATTTCGGCAAGAGAAAATGCTTTAGTTTTAGGAACTAGTAACAAGAGTGAGCTTATGTTAGGTTACGGGACACTTTTTGGTGACTTGTCAAGTGCCATAAACCCCATCGGCGACCTTTATAAAAGTGAAGTTTATGAACTAGCAAAATATTTAGGTGTAACACAAAGCATAATTGAAAAAGCTCCTTCTGCTGATTTATGGGACGGACAGAGTGATGAAGAAGACTTGGGTTACACTTATGCTCAGTTAGATGAAGCGATGAAGCTTTATGTTGAAGACAGATTAACAAAAGAAGAGATAGTTAAAAAAGGTATAGATGCCAAGATGCTAGATATGATAATCCGAAGAATTTTCGGTAATCACTTTAAGAGAAAGATGCCAATAATCGCAAAACTAACATCAAGAACGATAAACCATGACTTTAACTATCCAAGAGATATAACTTTATAA
- a CDS encoding MBL fold metallo-hydrolase — translation MQIKVQAMGIYQTNCYIITVDEKDFIIDPGVNATEWVVKNVTNPVAILNTHGHFDHVWSNDELQKKLNVKLYTPKGDVMLLKESSWMPDLPPSTPDVEVEPNEELNLQGVKIKFHHFPGHCPGCSMIEIGDAMFSGDFLFERSIGRTDFPYSSTSDMKDSLQRFKKFDFDKTLYPGHGGTTTIKQEQQLADYWIGQL, via the coding sequence ATGCAGATAAAAGTCCAAGCAATGGGTATTTACCAAACAAACTGTTACATTATCACAGTAGATGAGAAAGATTTTATAATTGACCCAGGAGTAAATGCGACTGAGTGGGTTGTAAAAAATGTGACAAATCCTGTTGCTATTTTAAATACTCATGGACATTTTGATCATGTTTGGTCAAATGACGAGTTGCAAAAAAAACTAAATGTAAAACTTTACACTCCAAAGGGTGATGTAATGTTACTTAAAGAGAGTAGCTGGATGCCAGACCTACCCCCCTCTACTCCAGATGTTGAAGTTGAGCCAAATGAAGAGTTAAACTTGCAAGGAGTTAAGATTAAGTTTCATCATTTTCCAGGGCATTGCCCAGGCTGTTCTATGATAGAGATAGGAGATGCTATGTTTAGTGGAGATTTTCTTTTTGAGCGTTCAATCGGGCGAACTGATTTTCCTTACTCTTCTACTTCTGATATGAAAGATAGTTTACAAAGATTTAAAAAGTTTGACTTTGACAAAACTCTCTACCCTGGACATGGTGGTACAACAACCATAAAACAAGAACAACAATTAGCAGACTACTGGATAGGACAACTTTAA
- a CDS encoding class I SAM-dependent methyltransferase, which yields MIKDHFENRASDWDQETRRTNGAKKIADAISKNMNLTSNMDILDFGVGTGLLGFEIAKNVRQVYGVDTSASMLEKLKAKNTPELNIQTFCQDIVKEPLNQKFDGLVSSMTLHHVKNLELFFKTIYKNLKDNGFIAIADLQSEDGSFHSDNAGVFHFGFNEKELSDIIEKAGFTQVKFEDINTISKPHKDFGVFLLTAKKKLKIYSSSLSRSFNFKTCLSVITVLNSPSKTFISKT from the coding sequence ATGATCAAAGACCATTTTGAAAATAGAGCGAGTGATTGGGACCAAGAAACAAGAAGAACAAATGGTGCAAAAAAAATCGCAGATGCTATTTCTAAAAATATGAACTTAACATCTAATATGGATATCTTAGATTTTGGAGTAGGAACAGGACTCCTTGGTTTTGAAATCGCAAAGAATGTAAGACAAGTTTATGGAGTAGATACTTCTGCAAGTATGCTTGAAAAACTAAAAGCTAAAAATACTCCTGAGTTAAACATACAAACTTTTTGCCAAGACATTGTAAAAGAGCCACTAAATCAAAAATTTGATGGTTTAGTTAGTTCTATGACTCTTCATCATGTTAAAAATTTAGAACTATTTTTTAAAACTATTTACAAAAATTTAAAAGATAATGGTTTCATAGCTATCGCTGACTTACAAAGTGAAGATGGAAGTTTTCACTCTGATAATGCAGGTGTTTTTCACTTTGGTTTTAATGAAAAAGAACTGTCAGATATTATAGAAAAAGCGGGTTTTACTCAGGTAAAGTTTGAAGATATCAACACCATAAGTAAACCGCATAAAGATTTCGGAGTATTTTTATTAACTGCTAAAAAAAAACTAAAAATTTACTCGTCTTCATTATCTAGAAGCTTTAATTTTAAAACATGTCTTTCAGTTATAACAGTTTTAAATTCTCCCTCGAAAACTTTTATATCTAAGACATGA